A genomic region of Oncorhynchus mykiss isolate Arlee chromosome 16, USDA_OmykA_1.1, whole genome shotgun sequence contains the following coding sequences:
- the dcakd gene encoding dephospho-CoA kinase domain-containing protein codes for MFLVGLTGGIASGKSTVSSLLRELGCPIIDADVVARKVVEPHSPAYCRIVKHFGPEILLENGEIDRQKLGQLIFASEDKRRLLNSITHPEIHKAMLKQILFFFLRGYRYVVLDVPLLFETRRLTRFLNHTVVVYCDPATQLSRLMNRDGLTQEQAEQRVAAQMPLNEKRGLASHVVENSGSREDTQRQVLRLHTKLEDSMEFLLARAIAIATAAGLGGLLLYAAKLLAS; via the exons ATGTTTTTGGTGGGGTTGACGGGAGGAATCGCCTCAGGGAAGAGcactgtgtcctctctgctgCGAGAGCTTGGCTGCCCCATTATCGATGCCGATGTGGTGGCTAGAAAAG TGGTGGAGCCCCACAGTCCGGCCTACTGCCGGATCGTGAAGCACTTTGGCCCCGAGATCCTGCTGGAAAATGGGGAGATCGACCGGCAGAAGCTGGGTCAGCTCATCTTCGCCAGCGAGGACAAGCGGCGCCTGCTTAACTCCATCACCCACCCAGAGATCCACAAGGCCATGCTCAAACAGATCTTATTTTTCTTCCTCCGAG GTTATCGCTACGTGGTGCTAGACGTGCCCCTGCTCTTCGAGACGAGGCGTCTCACCCGCTTCCTTAACCACACTGTGGTGGTGTACTG TGACCCGGCCACCCAGCTGTCGCGCCTCATGAACCGGGACGGGCTGACCCAGGAGCAGGCGGAGCAGCGTGTGGCCGCCCAGATGCCCCTAAATGAGAAGCGGGGATTGGCCAGTCACGTGGTGGAGAACTCGGGCAGCCGCGAGGACACCCAGCGCCAGGTGCTGCGGCTGCACACCAAGCTCGAGGACTCTATGGAGTTCCTGCTGGCCAGGGCCATCGCCATAGCGACCGCAGCCGGCCTGGGCGGACTACTTCTATACGCCGCCAAATTGCTGGCGTCTTAG